In one Lolium rigidum isolate FL_2022 chromosome 3, APGP_CSIRO_Lrig_0.1, whole genome shotgun sequence genomic region, the following are encoded:
- the LOC124703516 gene encoding disease resistance protein RGA4-like has translation MEATLLSEFIQLILPKLSSLAFAKYKLHRSIKDDIRFLEKELRMIHGAIDDHQLPTWKVDKGCVLSLSIEELREVAHHIEDCIDRFIYQAACEQDALLLRRVVRYPRDMQSRQRLAAELHLLKKTTEEAHLRKERYSVFAGQSSPMPAEESAYSCSSDPRILDTDLVGIDIPRKELLEQLQEGQQKQLKVISIVGSGGSGKTVLAREVYNSDGGQRFSLRAWVSAADRSPSQVLLEILQELGRPVSDNSDVGSLSADLREHLHKKRYFIVIDDMRTDHWGAMESAFKADNGVSSRVMVTTTVHSVANACSSGNGYVHKVRRLGKKHSKQLFFKKACPKEYSGYMEPDSAAALKKCDGQPLAIVSMSQFFRKMGWPTRSSCQKLCRQLGRHLEKDETLERMRRVLTHSYASLKGHAPKACLLYFGLFPSDRLVRRKSLMRRWLAEGFVHTESSSCENFDMLLDRNIIEPIDVGSNNEVKTCRTYGMMREFILHMSTSQNLNTLFCNGAVGRKYVRRLSLHPNTPRISTSLDIDLSLVRSLTVFGEAGDANFDLHKYQLLRVLGLEECTYLGDDHLKHICNLLLLKYLGLGSAFTSLPKGIEKLKLLETLDLRRTKVEVLPIEVILLPSLIHLFGKFKISDKVKRTSELQNFLLSGQCNLETLAGFVTDQSQGFPQILSHMKKLRKVKIWCERTASSTNLSDLELAIQKFIHDEKEETHESRSLSLHFDEHCSEDILNSLKEPCYLTSLKITSKLLELPRFVKALRDLRELCLSSTKLTAVLLAALTELRSLKYLKLIADHLEEFIIKDQAFPRLLHLCFVLQCPTLPKIEEGALPYLMSLQLICKDLVGLADMKIEHLRCLKEVTLDQKVTLETREAWEKAAKEHPNRPKVLLFKTIDPTESEHTDHSVDSEPEEHEIVEASVDLEEPEQVFDSQMLVNKGSGSYAMTKKRKYSAVQSSSNGEASSSFDDMGTARCLLVPIDPGL, from the exons ATGGAGGCCACCCTTCTGAGCGAATTCATACAGCTTATCTTGCCGAAGCTCTCGTCTTTGGCATTCGCGAAGTACAAGCTGCACAGATCCATCAAGGACGACATCAGGTTTCTGGAGAAAGAGCTTCGCATGATCCATGGCGCAATCGATGATCATCAGCTCCCCACGTGGAAAGTGGACAAAGGATGCGTGCTCAGCCTTTCAATTGAAGAGCTGCGGGAGGTGGCTCACCACATCGAAGACTGCATCGATCGCTTCATCTATCAAGCGGCCTGCGAGCAGGACGCGTTGTTGCTCCGCCGCGTTGTCCGCTACCCAAGGGACATGCAGTCCCGCCAGCGGTTAGCCGCCGAGCTGCACCTTCTGAAGAAGACAACGGAGGAAGCGCACCTGCGGAAAGAAAGGTACTCGGTCTTCGCTGGTCAGTCCTCCCCGATGCCGGCAGAGGAGTCGGCCTACTCCTGCTCATCTGATCCACGCATCCTCGACACGGATCTCGTGGGCATCGACATTCCCCGTAAGGAGCTCCTGGAGCAACTGCAGGAGGGCCAACAGAAGCAGCTGAAGGTGATCTCCATTGTCGGGTCCGGTGGCTCAGGGAAGACCGTTCTTGCCAGAGAGGTGTACAACAGCGATGGTGGCCAGCGATTCAGTTTGCGGGCATGGGTATCTGCTGCGGACAGGTCCCCAAGCCAAGTGCtcctggagatactccaggagcttGGTAGGCCGGTATCGGATAACTCCGATGTTGGCTCGCTTTCTGCAGACCTCAGAGAACACTTGCATAAGAAGAG GTATTTCATTGTGATCGACGATATGCGAACAGATCACTGGGGTGCCATGGAATCTGCCTTCAAAGCAGATAATGGTGTAAGCAGTAGAGTAATGGTGACGACCACTGTGCATTCAGTAGCTAATGCTTGCAGCTCTGGGAACGGCTATGTGCACAAAGTAAGAAGACTTGGTAAGAAGCACTCAAAACAATTGTTCTTCAAGAAAGCTTGTCCAAAGGAATATTCAGGTTACATGGAACCAGATTCAGCAGCAGCTCTGAAGAAATGTGATGGCCAACCACTTGCTATTGTTAGCATGAGCCAGTTCTTCCGGAAAATGGGTTGGCCGACACGATCCAGCTGCCAAAAACTGTGCAGGCAGCTAGGCCGTCATCTGGAGAAGGACGAGACCTTAGAAAGGATGCGACGGGTGCTTACCCATAGCTACGCCAGTCTGAAAGGCCATGCCCCCAAGGCTTGCTTGCTGTACTTTGGCCTGTTCCCGAGTGATCGTCTGGTCAGGAGGAAGAGTCTGATGAGGCGGTGGTTAGCTGAGGGATTTGTGCACACAGAATCTTCATCTTGTGAAAACTTTGACATGCTCCTGGATCGGAACATCATTGAGCCCATCGATGTAGGCAGCAACAACGAGGTGAAGACATGCCGAACTTATGGCATGATGCGTGAGTTCATCTTGCACATGTCCACTTCCCAGAACTTAAACACCTTGTTTTGCAATGGGGCTGTCGGGCGCAAATATGTCCGCCGGCTTTCCCTACATCCCAATACTCCTAGAATTAGCACTAGTTTGGACATTGATTTGTCACTTGTAAGGTCCCTTACAGTCTTTGGGGAGGCTGGTGATGCTAATTTTGATCTCCACAAGTATCAACTGCTGAGAGTCCTAGGTCTTGAAGAATGTACCTACTTGGGAGATGATCATCTCAAACACATATGCAACCTGCTGCTTCTGAAATATCTGGGCCTTGGGAGTGCTTTTACGAGCCTTCCAAAGGGGATTGAAAAACTTAAACTTTTGGAGACACTCGATCTAAGGAGAACCAAGGTGGAGGTACTTCCCATAGAAGTCATCCTGCTACCCTCATTAATTCATCTCTTTGGGAAGTTCAAAATTTCAGACAAAGTAAAGAGAACGAGTGAACTGCAGAACTTTTTGTTGTCAGGACAATGCAACTTGGAGACACTAGCAGGATTTGTCACTGATCAAAGCCAAGGATTTCCACAAATCCTGAGTCACATGAAAAAACTGAGGAAGGTGAAGATATGGTGTGAGAGAACTGCAAGTAGCACTAACTTGTCTGATCTTGAGCTTGCCATTCAAAAGTTCATTCATGATGAAAAGGAGGAGACCCATGAGTCCCGTTCTCTTTCACTTCACTTCGATGAACACTGTTCCGAAGACATCCTGAATTCCTTAAAAGAACCCTGTTATCTTACATCACTGAAAATAACCAGCAAGTTGCTTGAATTGCCACGGTTTGTGAAAGCACTGCGTGATCTCAGAGAACTGTGTCTTTCATCAACAAAACTTACAGCCGTTCTACTTGCAGCTTTGACCGAGTTGAGATCCTTGAAATATCTCAAGCTGATTGCAGATCATCTTGAGGAGTTCATTATTAAAGATCAGGCATTTCCAAGACTGCTGCACCTATGTTTCGTACTGCAATGCCCCACATTACCAAAAATTGAGGAAGGAGCTTTGCCGTATCTCATGTCACTTCAGTTGATCTGTAAAGACCTAGTTGGTCTTGCCGACATGAaaattgaacacctccggtgtcttAAGGAAGTCACTCTTGATCAGAAAGTCACTCTAGAGACGAGAGAAGCTTGGGAAAAGGCTGCTAAGGAGCATCCAAACAGACCAAAAGTTTTGCTGTTCAAGACAATTGATCCAACGGAAAGTGAGCATACAGACCATTCTGTTGATTCAGAACCAGAGGAACATGAGATAGTAGAAGCTTCTGTAGACCTAGAGGAGCCAGAACAAGTTTTTGACAGTCAAATGCTAGTCAATAAGGGATCAGGATCCTATGCCATGACTAAGAAACGGAAGTATTCTGCAGTCCAGTCAAGTTCAAACGGTGAAGCGAGTTCTTCTTTCGATGATATGGGAACGGCTCGGTGCCTTCTTGTACCCATTGATCCTGGTCTATGA